In one Lolium rigidum isolate FL_2022 chromosome 3, APGP_CSIRO_Lrig_0.1, whole genome shotgun sequence genomic region, the following are encoded:
- the LOC124697056 gene encoding uncharacterized protein LOC124697056, which yields MAYQFQIAPMNGRAEWPKVDVGFEMIPPPLQRAAGRPRKQRIKASGEPGERGPYQYKRCFQFGHIEKGCTATQAELEQELPPPHPKKGKKARKSILEDVQASKTSVEPTVLPHSSPGVATRPSAPLSPTSPGVTTRRMASLSPTSPGVTTRRMASLSPTSPGVTTRRMAAISPGGINRRIIIE from the exons ATGGCCTATCAGTTTCAGATCGCTCCAATGAATGGCAGGGCAGAATGGCCAAAGGTTGATGTTGGTTTTGAAATGATTCCTCCACCTCTACAAAGGGCTGCTGGCAGACCACGAAAACAGAGAATTAAGGCGAGTGGGGAGCCGGGGGAAAGAGGACCATATCAATACAAAAGGTGCTTTCAGTTTGGGCATATAGAAAAGGGTTGTACTGCTACTCAAGCTGAACTAGAACAAGAGCTTCCACCACCTCATCCAAAGAAAGGGAAAAAAGCAAG GAAAAGCATATTAGAGGATGTTCAGGCCTCCAAAACATCTGTTGAACCAACTGTGTTGCCGCATTCAAGCCCAGGTGTAGCAACTCGACCATCGGCTCCTCTTTCTCCAACCAGCCCCGGTGTAACAACTAGAAGGATGGCTTCTCTCTCTCCAACTAGCCCAGGTGTTACAACTAGAAGGATGGCTTCTCTCTCTCCAACTAGCCCAGGTGTTACAACTAGAAGGATGGCTGCAATCTCACCAGGAGGTATCAATCGCCGGATCATCATTGAGTAG